Within Montipora foliosa isolate CH-2021 chromosome 3, ASM3666993v2, whole genome shotgun sequence, the genomic segment CAACAATGGTTACAGTATTACAAGAAAACTATCGTTATTTTGACATTTGGTTGTATTGCTGTCAGTATTGTTTACTGTGTTGATAATAGGCATTTTAAGGTGTTTGACTCTCATACTAGAGATATTTATGGTAAGAGTCATCCTAAAAGGATATGCATACTCGTAGATACTTGTATGGACAACTTAGTGCAAAACTTCCAAACCCTGTGTGGAGTAACTGATCAGTATGAACTAAAAGGTTTACAAATCACTTAATATGACGTGACAATTACCTACAATATATTAATGTACCAAATGAATTAAATACACAATCAGATCAACATAAGTGATTTTAAAACCagtcaacgatgaaatgatatatgaaatggatcatatatgaactgcggatatgaaatcaagtgaagctatgatccttgcagttatgaacgcaatgtcaatggcttcatagctcagttggttagagcgttgcaccggtatcgcgaggtcacgggttcaaactcctttgaagtcctgaattttccaggcttctttacgcaattgcaaaaattgcgttcataactgggaggatcgtagcttcacttgatttcatatccgcagttcatatatgatccatttcatatatcatttcatcgttgacccattcctcacgggaacattggaacccacaaatgaccagctcccaacgtcagtggcgtcatagctcagttggttagagcatcgcaccggtatcgcgaagtcctaaatttttcaggcttctttgcgcaatttgcaaaaattgcgttcataactgcgaggatcatagctttacttgattaaaaaccagtgtttttttttatagctGTTTATTCTCAATCATTTCATCGTGTAGTTACTGGATAATATTTGTAGACAAGTAACAAACAGGAAATACTATCTCTGTTGGCACCCTGAGTAACAAAGTGATCAAATAAGTAGTAGGAAGAGAGAGAGGAGGTTTTGAAAAGGGAAGACATCTGTTTACAAACCGGAGGGTATAAAgtgcaggttagggttgcaggtaAATTTCGTACCATAACTGAAGCAACCCATACCTTTACAAAAAGTGCTTACCTTAGGtttaaacataatttttttggcccaatgttagcattagttgtttaagctatggtgaaacagtgatctgcaacctgcagtttaaaCCCACCATTTACAAAAGgtgtttttgttatttaaatttgccaaccacaggaacaaaagaaccctttgAAATCGACAGCTAATGCGACGGGTTGGACATTAACGACAGTAGATAACACCAACAATGATTTTGCTGTTAAGGGGACATTTGCGATCCCAATGTCAAAACAATGAACAAACGAATCTTAAAATAATCGGGTCTGAGAAACTAATTTCTCAAAATGAGGTACCAGTTGTTCCCTTCTAGTCCCTCATAGATGAGCTCCAGGCCGATTGGCCTTCTTTCTTTTGCATCACGTGACAAATACAAAAGCTTGAATACACCTTATTGTGGCATCGTGTCATAAATCGGCTctttattccatattgaatCGGCCCTAAACATGCCCGTCTAGTTTAAAGTCAGTTTCCCAgtttgacaatgatgacaatAGATGAGACGTCATCTTGAATTATATATCGAGAAAGATTTCACCCCGAACTGTTTTCAGTGTTTCCCAGTTTACCCCGGTTGCTGTTCCTGTTCCGGTTCTGATTCCGGTTCCGATTCCAGGTTTCCCTACTTTTCCATACGTCCAGTGTGGAGGCCTGTTCGTGCAGTTCCTGTTCTCAAGTTCACTCTCTTGCTGATTATTTGGGGGATCTACTTTGAGATTTTTGGTTACGACAGAAAGTccattaaatattcttttgttagACGGATAGCTGTTGCAGTGTTCGTTATAATTTTTTATGCCGTGTCTGCGTGTCCAGCAACGGAAAGAATATTTTAACTACATGTACCCTATGATCGACACTACATACAAACCTCCTCAACATGCTTCTTCTTTCTCATGAGCCCATTCCAGGTTGAAGATTCCTGTGAGTGTGTATGATGCTACCTGAAGTTGTCATAAGACCCAAAACACTGAATACATTTTTCCGTGTCTAACTGAAAGATAAAGAAGCTGAACAGCGTCCCAAGCGCCAACGTTCTCGGAAAGATCAAGAGATTTACTCGAAATTGGAAAAATGTTTAGACTACCGGACGTGGAGTACTTTGAAAACCTTATCAGGCCGCCCGACATGTAGCCGCTTTGCTGCCCGTTTAAGTTCTTAGTCAAGGATCCTCTTACTTCAAGGTTAGAAATTGGCCTTAGCAGCGTAAAAGCCCTAAGTCGATAAAAttatcggtcagtgtaaaacgcagactgaagactgcagaccgggggtaaaatgcagactgaggttataatttaactgttgaagaagcccaaacccattagaactgctaacagttaagcctaaatattgttttaggcctaattaggcctaaggttagcatttctaaggggtttgggctttttcaacaattacgttataacctcagtctgcattttacccctggtctgcagtctgcagtctggaTTAACGCAACATTTCTCATGATTCTCCTTGTGTCCGCCATTACATGCATACACACACAATTCCAAGTAACCTGGCATTCTGGCACAGGGGGGGTTCCCACAACACTACATCCCAACCTAACCACAAAAGAACAGTCCAGCAGTTCATAACCTACTATAAGTACTATACCCTAACtatgaaaaacaacaacaataacaatgtcATGATGTGCATTTGATACAACTGTACCATATAGTAATAGAGGTAATCAGTGTCTCTCTTGAGTTTCGGTTGTCTTGCAGAGCGCCTGAACTCTCTAGTGTCTTGGTCTTCTCCTTCCTCTGGCAAGGTCACAGGTACCTCTACAGTCTTAGGGGTTTGCTTTGCCTCTTCTGGTGGTTCGAACTGTTGTGGGGCATGCTGCTGTGGCTCTTCCCATTCTTCAGCCTCATGCTGCCTTTGTACGTCAATATGCAGGGGAGTCTTTCTAAGGAATTTTGCATTCCGGATCACCCGTTTCCCGGTCTTCACTTGGACCAGCTCAAAGGTATCACTTCCTTTCTGCTTCAGGATTACATACTTATTGCCCCTGAAGTTGGGGGCCAACTTCCCTTTGGTCAAGGTTGCCACAAATACAACATCTCCCACTACCAGATCATGATGTCGAGCCCTTCGTTTCCTATCAGCATAATCACgtagtttttcttttctttattagaTTAAGGGCCTGAATAGCACTCCTCCCCAGTAACTGTGGTCCATCAACATCAATTACAAACACTGGCTCCACGATCTCTAGGTTTTTACATTTCACATTTGCCTCTAAAGTTCCCAAACAGTTGAGCTCTCCCCCTCCAAATGCCGAAAACTTGGCACTTGATTGTTTCAGGGGACTGTCTATGTTATCTCTAAACCATCGTTTTGGAAGCAGGGTTCTAGCACAACCAGTGTCAATGATAATTTCTACGGGTTTACCATTAATTTCAACATCAATCGTAAAGTCGAGTCCCCCTTCCTTACTAGCAAAGTAAACGTATTCGTGGTGGTACTCATCTGTATCCTGACATGTCTGCTGTACAGTCTTCACCTTGCGCTCCTCTTTCTCTGCACCACTCGATCTGCAGTATACTGCGTTGTGTCCAATCTTCTTACATTTCCTACATTCAGCACCTTTAGCTCGGCATTTGTCATCATTAGCTAGATGATCATCCCTTCCACATCTAAAACAGCGCTTTGTTTTTGCGTTGGATAATGTAGGCGTTTTGTCGTACTTGTTTTCTGGGAATCTTTGAGATTTCTTTCCTCCAAGTAGCAACGTATCCTTCTTTACATGCTCTATTGCTCTTCCCAGCATTTGAGCGTTCTCCAGTGTCAGGGTATCCCCTTGCTGTAGACGTTTTTCTCGTACGTAACCGTCGTAACACTTCTCGATAACTTGACCAAGAATATTATCTTCAACAGTCTCTCCAAAGTCACAAGAAAGGCTCAGGACTCTCAGCTCCGCAATAAATGTATCTACAGTTTCATTTTCCTTCTGTGCTCGCTTCCTGAACCTGTATCTTTCAGCccatttgttctttttttgtcgAAAGTGTGCAGTCAACGCTGCAGTCACATCCTCATATTTCTCTTTACTTCCAGACAGTCCGGAAAGAAAACGTTGCACTCCCGTCCCTGCTAAATTTAACAAAGTCGCCCTTTGTACAGTATCTTCTTCTTTGTTAAGTTTCGTAGCAATCCTGTAGTTTCCAAATGCCTCCAGCCAGTGCTTCCACTCATCCGCCAAATTCGTGGCTTCAAGGTTTACtggtggtaaaaaaaaaactcgttgAAATTCAGATATGTCTATGAGGGACctgaattaaaaaaagaatagacACGTTGCATACAGACAGTTAGTAAGGTGGTACTGGGGGGCTTAAGGGAAAGAAGTAAGGGTTCTATTGCCCTCATGTGCTGTAAACTGTATTCGAGCTCATTTTCAGGAACTAGATGTATTTGAAGAAGACTTGACACTCACTTGATTCCTTTATACTGATGAGTAACTAGCACATACATTGTATTCTTtgcatcattattattgttttgtttgtttgttgtttattgttttaaagAGATGTTGGTTTGTAGGtataaaaagtaaaattagTGGTTTGAAGTCATATCAACACGAAATATATTTAGGAATACTTTTTATTTGTTAATCTTTGTTTCATACTTTTTGTTCCACCTTAAGCTTCTTATACACTTATTAGGGAGATGCCTGATGATTTCTTTTCAAGAGGCGTGAGACGCTTACGTAGCAAAtgaatatttttgaattaatctCTCTCTTCAAAGCGATGAACTAATATATAAAATAGATGTAAAACTATGTAGGGAATATGATTATGCTTTATCTCATATTAAATAATACTACTCTAGTGAACAAGATTAGAGCGGGCGAAGCGGCTGACAACTCTCTCTGTAATATCCTCTCTGTCTGGTCCCTGAAACTGGGCAGCAAGGGGTGGCGGAACATTGCATGACCTGTAAATTCGCTTTATATTTCAATACTCTTTGGTTGTTCTCATAGCTGCCAAAAATTCAGCACTTGTATTGAATCAGTAACCTATTGAAAAGAAACATGAGGTTTTTGATAGAATTGTACACGTTCAAATATTTACTTTATCCCATAATCATGCAAAGGGAAACTTAATCACTTAAATCAGTCATTCTGATTCATATGAAACATATTACAATCCATAAGCCAAGATCATTTCCTTTCTCTTTTATGAGCGGTACAATGAGGGATGTAGCAGCAGTGATATAGCTTGATATAAAGCAAATTGGCAAGTTAAAGGGTTTGTGAAACTGTTACAATAAGTCATGTTACACTGACAGACTGTTAAATAAGCATCCATTTTACAACATACCATAGGTCTTGTTTTAATTTATCGTACTGTGGGCTGTCCTTTCTTTGCCTTTGGAAATTGTATGGCACACCTAGGCCTCCCATCAATGGTTACTGCCTGCATCCTGTCTGCATGTTCGTTGTAATGCAGGGTCTCATCAATGGACACATCAATGGACTGGTCGATCATTAAACAGATCCCAAGTGTCCAAAAGAAAGTTGATCTCCTGTACAGCTGTCTAACGTTTGCTGTGAATTTATTTCTCCTTGTGCGTAAGATGAAGGGTGTCGTCAACTGACAAGCCATGGATCTCGGCTGGTTTGAAGCTTCTTATAGCCAAGCGTCAGAAAGTCTTGGTCATACACGGAAAATCCTCTCAGGTCTACAAAGCGCTGAGAAATACGGTACAGAGAGAGTGCTCCATGTGTAAAAAAAGGTTTTATATCAACAAGGTCTCAAGCCTCCAACAATCTAACAGTGCACGCTGGTGGAAAGATAACACAAAACTGGGAGGTCTCTCTGACTCTGGTGATTGGAATGGTCACCTGATCAGTGGTGAGATCACCGACGATGCCTCTCTTGCACAGACGCTTAATGATTTGCTTGGCGGACTTGCAAGCCATTGTAAGCCTTTACAACATCTGCCTGCTATGATGGGCCCTGTGCCACAGCATCTCTACGTCTCAGACTACAATGTCTGTTTGCGctttgaagacaaagaaatcaCCTGGTTCGGATGAAATCCCTGATGGTGTATGGAAAGAATTCGCCTTTGAGCTTTCCCCAGCTCTGGCGGATACCTACAACTCGTCATTAGAACAAGGTTATTTCCTAACGCAACTGAAGCAAGCCATTGTGGTCCCTGTCCCAAAGATCCGACCTCCAAAGTCCGTTGAAAATGACTTGAGACCCATCTCACTGACCTCTCCGATAGCCAAAGTACTTGAAGGATTTTCTGCCGAATCTCTGATTACCAGTGTGTTAAACAAATTGGACAATAAGCAATTTGCTCTTCCAGGACGCTCGAAAACTCAGGCTCTTATCTACTTTATGCACACTATTTTGGAAACACTGGACACTTGTGGCAGATACATTAGAATTTTCTTCTCAGACTTCAGTAAAGGCTTCGACCTTGTGGACCACAATGTACTGTTAAAAGTGAACTAAATAACTTAGATGTCGACCCCCATCTTGTTAGGTGGATTGCTGCTTCCTTATCAAATAGGAGTCAGCGGGTAGGATTGGGAATTTATCCCCCTATTGGGCTCAATGGAGGGAGACCGTAGGGTACCAAActcgaccccccccccccctgctcTTTTGCATCCTCGTAAATGGAATGGCAGCTAAGTGTAAGATTAGAGTCAAGATTGTAGATGATGCTACTGCCACGGAAATCATCCCTAGGTGCTCGCCATCTTACCTACCATTTACAGTATCCGATATCTATACATATGCTTCCTTAAGAGGCATGAGACTTAATtcaaagaaatgcaaagaaatgatCATTAACTTTATGCAGTATAGCCAATTCCCCTGCCCCCCTTACTGTTGGGGGCTCTGTCATTGAAAGGGTTCTGACCTATAAGATCTTGGGTATCTATATCTCTGAAGATCTTTCATGGAACGTTCACATAGAAAACATAGTCAAAAAGGCCAATAAGCGTTTTGTATGCACTGCGCACGCTTAAAAAAAAGTAGCCTCACTATCATGCAGCTAGTGCAAGTGTACTGTAGCATTGTACGATCTGTACTAGAATATGCCTGCCCTGTTTGGGAAGCCCTGCCAAAGTACTTAGATGACACTGTAGAATCTGTACAAAAAAGGGCCCTACGCATCGTTATGCCGAACTGTCACTATGACGATGCCTTAATTCAATCTGCAATCTGGCATCACTGCCCTTTCCATGAGAAGGGAGGAAGCTCGCACAAATTTTATCAAGCGTGACTGCCTGTCGTCTACCGTACTCAAGACATTAATTCCTTGTGTGTCAATTGACAGGCCATACTGCCTCCGTTCAGGCGAACGTGTTCCGGAGCGCTTTGACCCTAAGACAAAGCGGTTCGCAGATTTCTGCACCATTAAGTATCAAGATCAGTTGTAAACCTCttctctgttattttttctcttttatttagtgcttttaatcatatttatataattatctatttgattgtctttgtattgtatgtctgttattgtcactgaccatccttgtaattcagcctttAGGCTGCGGGAGGGatatcaataaactattattattattattactattattattagtattattattattattattattattattattattattattattattagtgcaGAAAGACACAAtgtgtccacgaaagttatttttagacgagcggaagtctgtcttccgagacgtctgcATGCAGTCATCGACAAACGTTAAGTCCACTTCGTCCGGCATTACAttaaatctttgcttttctttcaaacatcagagcGAGGTtgacctgcatgcggacgtctcggaagacagacttccgctagaaagacttccgctcgtctaaaaataactttcgtggacataacatatcccaagggctggaccgggagcctccctctctgtcccctcattttctcttgatagctgccaatacttcaacctACTTAAACAGACAAAATTTCACTGCATCTCGTATAAATTCCCCAGTAAGAGCAAGCTGTATGTTTTGGAACAAAATTAAACTGAATATCTAGGCTGTGATTGGCTTCAAGGGTTGATGTCTGATACTTGGGGGATAGTTCAGCGATGTCCTTCAGCAATTAGGGCGTCAACAGCATCTCCTCAAGTTTTACTGCAGCAGTGGAACCTAgcagggaaaaaaataaatgccTAAAGTCTGTAAAAACTCAATATAAATACGCAGAACAACCTTTCTGCAACACTTCAAAATTCACTTATTATCCCTGGCTAACACTTTGTGAACTCGCATTGCATTTATCTTTTATGTAAACACCAATGAAtgataccaagtgagcttttgcGCGAAAActtgatatcttcacacgtgaagataacatgttatctgcACAtatgaaaagatcactgttgctatggttacttATAAAAGGGCGCTTTTCGATGCccttcgtgaaatgatttataatggtaattaacctgagtggagtgcaatttggtctgataTCAtccgtgtgatttcaaaatcgaacgagcgcaaagcgagttcgatttgaaatcgcaagtacatgtatgatttgagaccaaaattgcacgacacgatgttcaattaccactttataaCATGCATTTGGAAATcatgcaataattatttaattgcTAAATATgggattttagtcagtactgTAACGTATTTCGTCGTTGCCGTGAACAATAAACAGACAGTCAGCTTAACATTATTATGTTGTAAACACAACTAGAAGGAATACACGtgcaatatgcaaattagccagcGTCCAAGCGAGGCAAATACACCACAACTCCCTCTTTCTCGGATGTTGCTAACTTAACCAGGACGCTTTCACAACCACTAACTGTCCAAGACTGATGAACTGAAAACGATACGTTAATTCTCTTATAACAATGTCCCGAAATGTATTACAAACTTTAACAAACGTAATGTGAGGAGTCCAAGAATGTCATGTTTTCTTGATCAATCTGTCCGGTGCCTTGCGCACTCTACTGGATCGGCGAAGTGGCGTCCGATCCGTTTCGGCTGCTTGACGCTGAAATGGTGTTGACTTTTCTGCGACAGGATGGGATTCTAACGTCTCCAACGTAATTTGATCTCCAGAATCTGCTGGTCTCACGACAGGTAGGTCTGCTGGTAACTGACAAGCTGTATGGAGCTGGATCTGCAGCGTCGCTCTTAAATTTTCGTTCATCCTCTTGCTGCGAAACCGCGCTGTCCATACTTTCACGCCTAACGTGATCCAAATGTCGTTTCCAAAGTCGACCATCGTTGAGCACAACTATATAAGATT encodes:
- the LOC137995661 gene encoding uncharacterized protein, which gives rise to MIDQSIDVSIDETLHYNEHADRMQAVTIDGRPRSLIDISEFQRVFFLPPVNLEATNLADEWKHWLEAFGNYRIATKLNKEEDTVQRATLLNLAGTGVQRFLSGLSGSKEKYEDVTAALTAHFRQKKNKWAERYRFRKRAQKENETVDTFIAELRVLSLSCDFGETVEDNILGQVIEKCYDGYVREKRLQQGDTLTLENAQMLGRAIEHVKKDTLLLGGKKSQRFPENKYDKTPTLSNAKTKRCFRCGRDDHLANDDKCRAKGAECRKCKKIGHNAVYCRSSGAEKEERKVKTVQQTCQDTDEYHHEYVYFASKEGGLDFTIDVEINGKPVEIIIDTGCARTLLPKRWFRDNIDSPLKQSSAKFSAFGGGELNCLGTLEANVKCKNLEIVEPVFVIDVDGPQLLGRSAIQALNLIKKRKTT